In Treponema primitia ZAS-2, a genomic segment contains:
- a CDS encoding periplasmic-type flagellar collar protein FlbB, which translates to MGRILGRVFILLLLIAILAGGGLVWFDYLNVIDAKAVLAPVYRLIGLSPRSQEPAGEGEFISLDAERLAVRLEALELRNMEMEKQEQEITSRQGEIEQMAQELEERQKALDERENSFNAMVEDAEIRSRNVEQNARYLNGMPPDQAVRIIIAMSDQDAIDVLRKTEEIAQAEGTSSIVSYWMSLMPPERAAELQRKMAGRPSLRE; encoded by the coding sequence GTGGGAAGAATTTTAGGCCGGGTTTTTATATTGTTGCTGCTCATCGCTATTCTGGCCGGGGGCGGCCTGGTGTGGTTTGATTACCTCAATGTTATCGACGCTAAGGCGGTGCTGGCCCCGGTGTACCGGCTTATCGGGCTGAGCCCCCGTTCCCAGGAGCCGGCCGGGGAGGGGGAATTTATTTCTCTGGATGCGGAGCGCCTGGCGGTGCGGCTGGAAGCCCTGGAACTGCGGAATATGGAAATGGAGAAACAGGAGCAGGAAATCACTTCCCGGCAGGGCGAAATCGAACAAATGGCCCAGGAACTGGAAGAACGGCAAAAAGCGCTGGATGAACGGGAGAATTCCTTTAATGCGATGGTCGAAGACGCCGAAATTAGATCCAGGAACGTGGAGCAGAATGCGCGGTATCTGAACGGTATGCCTCCGGACCAGGCGGTGCGGATTATTATCGCGATGAGCGATCAGGATGCTATCGACGTACTCCGGAAGACCGAAGAGATTGCCCAGGCTGAGGGGACTTCTTCCATCGTATCCTACTGGATGTCCCTGATGCCCCCTGAACGGGCGGCGGAGCTCCAGCGGAAGATGGCCGGGAGGCCCTCCCTCAGAGAATAG
- a CDS encoding type II toxin-antitoxin system RelE/ParE family toxin, with amino-acid sequence MFVYAKKFDREWNALGLTAEDLRKLEDALLEHPTLGRMMEGTGGLRKVRWNLEGGGKSGGVRVLYIDMPTAQIICMIDLFPKNEKDNLTKDEKNKIKKVVKLIVEELGNEQTI; translated from the coding sequence ATGTTTGTTTACGCTAAAAAGTTTGATCGGGAATGGAACGCCCTAGGCCTGACCGCCGAGGATCTGCGCAAGCTGGAAGACGCGCTCTTGGAACATCCTACCTTGGGCAGAATGATGGAGGGAACCGGAGGCCTGCGTAAAGTCCGCTGGAATTTAGAGGGCGGTGGAAAAAGCGGTGGAGTTCGGGTTCTCTATATTGACATGCCCACCGCGCAAATCATCTGCATGATCGATCTGTTCCCAAAAAACGAGAAAGACAATTTGACCAAAGACGAAAAAAACAAGATCAAAAAAGTAGTGAAACTGATTGTGGAGGAATTGGGAAATGAGCAAACAATTTGA
- a CDS encoding flagellar hook-length control protein FliK has translation MLAVSSEVSPQTNSVEAPEKGPVKHAKGAKKDALSGFSKILAGLLRKTKAGGENAAESAAEALVSLENASEAVKDAAEKEAKFPGTGDKISAGSKKPTNKDGLSLLTLSSEEGDDTLSPAERVRKAMAAKQEEDGVDTDVPLFAGVALDTDPGQVRIDELFREGLSPGDEQEGEELFLSSVSEGRLKAKASAEELLSRSDAQSDAALNPEKALRLSQGQRQNPETTEKKATAAETRNSRKNRERVSLEVQDQRTGQNGPAPLPGQELKPFGETGPERVSELTVDLKNGGRNREFPEAGHEKTAGQAFEDILARELHQNLNGDIVRQASIMVKDGGEGTIKLSLKPESLGMVKIRLEMVENKITGHIIVESNEALRAFEREMHSLEQAFRDSGFEGASLDMALAQDGGRNSGQGRWNGEPERPLFSPQLVSSSYDSSVESTLVSGGEFFNAAGGPGMIRVNVLV, from the coding sequence GTGCTGGCAGTAAGCAGTGAAGTATCCCCCCAAACAAATTCCGTAGAGGCCCCTGAAAAAGGACCGGTTAAACACGCTAAAGGCGCCAAAAAAGACGCCCTGAGCGGTTTTTCCAAGATCCTGGCGGGGCTGTTGCGGAAAACTAAGGCCGGCGGCGAAAATGCCGCCGAATCAGCCGCGGAAGCTCTTGTCTCCCTGGAAAATGCCTCTGAAGCGGTCAAGGATGCCGCCGAAAAAGAGGCGAAATTTCCGGGAACCGGGGACAAGATCTCCGCGGGTAGCAAAAAACCCACAAACAAGGACGGCCTTTCCTTACTTACCCTTAGTTCCGAAGAAGGGGATGACACCCTTTCTCCGGCTGAACGGGTTCGGAAGGCGATGGCCGCTAAACAAGAAGAGGATGGGGTGGATACGGATGTCCCCCTGTTCGCAGGAGTTGCCCTGGATACTGATCCCGGGCAGGTACGCATTGATGAGCTGTTCCGGGAGGGGCTCAGCCCCGGGGATGAACAGGAGGGGGAGGAACTTTTCCTCAGCTCGGTCTCCGAAGGCCGGCTCAAGGCTAAGGCAAGCGCGGAAGAGCTTCTTTCCCGCTCTGATGCCCAGTCTGATGCCGCTTTAAACCCCGAAAAGGCCCTCAGGCTTTCCCAGGGGCAGAGGCAAAACCCGGAAACAACGGAAAAAAAGGCCACTGCGGCGGAAACCAGGAACAGCAGGAAGAACCGGGAACGGGTTTCCCTGGAAGTCCAGGATCAGAGGACCGGGCAAAACGGCCCGGCCCCTTTACCGGGACAGGAACTGAAGCCGTTTGGGGAAACCGGGCCGGAACGAGTGTCAGAACTGACGGTGGACCTTAAAAACGGGGGCAGAAACCGGGAGTTTCCGGAAGCGGGGCATGAAAAGACCGCGGGCCAGGCCTTTGAGGATATTCTGGCCCGGGAACTCCACCAGAACCTTAACGGGGACATAGTCCGCCAGGCATCGATCATGGTTAAGGATGGCGGGGAGGGGACTATAAAGCTGTCCCTGAAGCCTGAATCCTTAGGAATGGTAAAGATACGCCTTGAAATGGTCGAGAACAAGATAACGGGTCATATCATCGTTGAAAGCAACGAGGCACTCCGGGCCTTTGAGCGGGAAATGCACTCCCTGGAGCAGGCGTTTCGGGATTCCGGCTTTGAGGGGGCCAGCCTTGATATGGCCCTTGCCCAGGATGGGGGCCGGAACAGCGGACAGGGACGGTGGAACGGTGAGCCGGAACGGCCCCTGTTTTCGCCCCAGCTTGTTTCTTCCAGCTACGATTCTTCGGTGGAAAGCACCCTGGTTTCAGGCGGGGAGTTTTTCAATGCTGCGGGAGGCCCGGGTATGATCCGGGTCAATGTGTTGGTGTAA
- a CDS encoding flagellar FlbD family protein — MIQVTRLNGLEYYINPHQIESIETRPDTTFLMLSGKVVIVKENVTEVIDKIVEYRRRIGGFKNEE; from the coding sequence ATGATACAGGTAACCCGGTTAAACGGTTTGGAATATTACATAAATCCCCATCAGATTGAGTCCATTGAGACCCGGCCGGATACCACTTTTCTGATGCTTTCCGGCAAGGTTGTGATTGTCAAAGAAAATGTAACAGAAGTTATTGACAAGATTGTGGAGTACCGCCGGCGTATCGGCGGCTTTAAGAACGAGGAGTAG
- the flgE gene encoding flagellar hook protein FlgE, with protein sequence MMRSLFSGVSGLQNHQTRMDVVGNNISNVNTTGFKKNRVNFQDMIYQQLSGAAKPTDDLGGVNPKEVGLGMSIASIDTIHTQGSLQTTGVGTDLAIQGNGFFVLKQGEKSYFTRAGAFSLDSEGLMVNPANGMRVQGWMARTMGGEQVLDVSRDTEDLVIPVGGKDAARATTQVNFACNLDKRTPTIPNFDPTPGDIARGTWGTEMEIFDSFGIEHILRVEFTRNWGTNADGQPALELNNRWTATVTVDPENEAPTNTEVGMAGGAPPAGGNIFTVIFNNNGTLQAVEDLNGALSNGEGSVIMNVAFDVQSAAPQEGGIPVRQQFTLNLGTVNGLVNSITQYAEQSSTKAIIQDGYTMGYLDNFKIDNSGVITGVYSNGTTRTLGQVALASFSNQGGLEKGGDNIFVRSNNSGYANVGPSGIAGKGKIIAGTLEMSNVDLSEQFVDMIVTQRGFQANSRTIQTADQLLQEILSLKR encoded by the coding sequence ATGATGCGATCATTATTTTCCGGGGTTTCCGGACTTCAGAATCATCAGACCAGAATGGATGTGGTGGGTAATAACATTTCCAATGTTAACACCACGGGGTTCAAGAAGAACCGGGTCAATTTTCAGGATATGATTTACCAGCAGCTTTCCGGGGCAGCCAAGCCCACGGATGATTTAGGGGGGGTAAACCCCAAAGAAGTCGGCCTGGGCATGTCCATTGCCTCCATCGACACTATCCATACCCAGGGGTCCCTCCAGACCACCGGGGTGGGCACCGACCTGGCGATCCAGGGCAACGGCTTTTTTGTCCTGAAACAGGGCGAAAAGTCCTACTTCACCCGGGCCGGGGCCTTTAGCCTTGACTCCGAAGGCCTCATGGTGAACCCCGCCAACGGTATGCGGGTCCAGGGCTGGATGGCCCGTACCATGGGGGGCGAACAGGTGCTAGACGTTTCCCGGGATACCGAGGACCTGGTCATCCCCGTGGGTGGCAAAGACGCGGCCCGGGCCACCACCCAGGTCAACTTTGCCTGTAACCTGGACAAGCGGACCCCCACGATTCCCAACTTTGACCCTACGCCGGGGGATATAGCCCGGGGCACCTGGGGCACGGAAATGGAGATCTTCGACAGCTTCGGGATCGAGCACATACTCCGGGTGGAATTTACCCGGAACTGGGGAACCAATGCGGACGGTCAGCCAGCTCTGGAACTCAACAACCGGTGGACCGCCACAGTGACCGTGGACCCGGAAAATGAGGCGCCCACCAATACCGAGGTGGGCATGGCAGGGGGGGCGCCTCCGGCTGGGGGAAACATCTTTACCGTGATTTTCAACAATAACGGTACCCTCCAGGCGGTGGAAGATTTGAACGGCGCCTTGTCCAACGGTGAAGGGTCGGTGATCATGAACGTGGCCTTCGATGTGCAGAGCGCTGCCCCCCAGGAAGGGGGAATCCCGGTACGCCAGCAGTTCACCCTGAACCTGGGGACCGTGAACGGCCTGGTGAACAGCATCACCCAATACGCCGAGCAGAGTTCCACAAAAGCTATCATCCAAGACGGCTACACCATGGGTTACCTGGATAACTTCAAGATCGACAACAGCGGGGTTATCACCGGGGTCTACTCCAACGGCACCACCCGTACCCTGGGGCAGGTTGCCCTGGCCAGCTTCTCTAATCAAGGGGGCCTGGAAAAAGGTGGGGACAATATCTTCGTGAGGAGCAACAACTCGGGGTACGCCAATGTGGGCCCCTCGGGCATAGCCGGGAAGGGCAAGATCATCGCCGGTACCCTGGAAATGTCCAACGTGGACCTTTCGGAACAGTTTGTGGACATGATAGTCACCCAGCGCGGGTTCCAGGCAAACTCCCGGACCATACAGACAGCGGACCAGCTTTTGCAGGAAATTTTGAGCCTGAAGCGTTAG
- the flgD gene encoding flagellar hook assembly protein FlgD, whose amino-acid sequence MTLEAVLSSQEKAVLNREVDSFNKTIQQGRMPSQSLGKDDFLKILITQLSHQDPTAPMEDKEFIGQMAQFSTLEQMTGMASDFSRLADLLTGGEATSALGRSVEIVEGDRVVQGTVRAVSRGASPEVLVNGSYYQWDQVTRVFEE is encoded by the coding sequence ATGACGCTTGAAGCGGTTCTTAGTTCACAGGAAAAGGCAGTCCTAAACAGGGAAGTAGACTCCTTCAATAAAACGATACAGCAGGGCAGGATGCCCAGCCAGAGCCTGGGGAAGGATGATTTTTTGAAGATCCTCATTACCCAGTTAAGCCACCAGGACCCCACGGCTCCCATGGAAGACAAGGAATTCATCGGACAGATGGCCCAGTTCTCCACCCTGGAGCAGATGACCGGCATGGCCAGCGATTTCAGCCGTTTAGCGGACCTGCTCACCGGCGGGGAAGCTACCTCCGCCTTGGGGCGTTCGGTGGAAATTGTCGAAGGGGACCGGGTTGTCCAGGGGACGGTCCGGGCGGTTTCCCGGGGGGCAAGCCCCGAAGTACTGGTCAACGGGTCCTACTATCAGTGGGATCAAGTCACCAGGGTTTTTGAGGAATAA
- a CDS encoding helix-turn-helix domain-containing protein, translating to MSKQFESIMEGLNDLLDYAQGDKTKARVRVAEAPDITIAPLHVYDREAIRQIRLRSNLTLKSFAICMGVSQKTVESWESGVNAPSGASCRLLQILEKSPNALRELEIISVAG from the coding sequence ATGAGCAAACAATTTGAAAGCATTATGGAAGGCCTTAATGACTTGCTGGATTACGCCCAGGGAGATAAAACCAAGGCGCGGGTTCGGGTGGCCGAGGCGCCGGATATCACAATTGCACCCCTCCATGTCTATGACCGGGAGGCTATCAGGCAGATCCGATTGCGGAGCAACTTAACCTTGAAGTCTTTTGCGATCTGCATGGGGGTTAGCCAAAAAACCGTGGAAAGCTGGGAAAGCGGTGTCAACGCCCCCTCCGGCGCTTCCTGTCGCCTTTTACAAATCCTGGAAAAAAGCCCCAATGCCCTTCGAGAACTGGAAATAATCAGCGTGGCGGGTTGA